Proteins from a single region of Flavobacterium sp. YJ01:
- a CDS encoding 3-hydroxyanthranilate 3,4-dioxygenase has product MAIAKPFNLTKWIDENRHLLKPPVRNKNLYVDSGDYIIMIVAGPNARKDYHYNETEELFYQLEGSIKVVIQEDGERKEMELNAGDMYLHPAKVPHSPVRSEGSIGLVIERKRAGQGFTDGLLWHCDNCNHKLYEVYFELHNIEKDFLPHFEHFYNSEELRTCDNCGTVMESDPRFVAKK; this is encoded by the coding sequence ATGGCTATAGCAAAACCTTTCAACCTCACAAAATGGATCGACGAAAACCGTCATTTATTGAAACCGCCAGTTAGAAATAAAAACTTATATGTTGATTCTGGAGATTATATTATAATGATTGTGGCTGGTCCAAACGCTCGAAAAGACTATCATTATAACGAAACAGAAGAACTTTTTTATCAGTTAGAAGGAAGTATAAAAGTGGTGATTCAGGAAGACGGAGAGCGAAAAGAAATGGAATTAAATGCAGGCGATATGTATTTGCATCCAGCAAAAGTGCCACATTCTCCAGTTCGTTCTGAGGGTTCTATTGGTTTAGTCATAGAAAGAAAACGTGCAGGACAAGGTTTTACAGACGGTTTGCTTTGGCATTGTGACAATTGTAATCATAAACTTTACGAAGTGTATTTTGAACTTCATAATATAGAAAAGGATTTTCTTCCTCACTTCGAACATTTTTACAATTCAGAAGAATTACGAACTTGCGATAATTGCGGAACTGTTATGGAAAGTGATCCGAGGTTTGTGGCTAAAAAGTAA
- a CDS encoding endonuclease/exonuclease/phosphatase family protein — MKFNKICFYIIIIGIFQGYSQSKKYKIHTVAFYNFENLYDTINDEFTNDDEWTPNGAQNWTTEKYQQKLKNLARVISEIGTPENSNAPVLIGGAEIENRGVLEDLINEPKLQELDFGIIHFDSPDKRGIDVALLYQKKYFRPISFSNIPLIIYKNNILKKEEILDTEDEEIEVKKEIKNRVFTRDQLLVSGFLEDEEIHIIVNHWPSRSGGEKATSLFREPAGKLNRKIIDSLQQINPQAKVLTMGDFNDGPSNNSIKLGLEAKGKKSEVREFGTFNPFEDLENKGLGTLAYRDSWSLFDQIIMTESFIKSDFSTYQFWKAGIFNKPYLIQTSGKYKGYPLRNTLAEAGFSDHFPVYIYLIREKL; from the coding sequence ATGAAGTTTAATAAAATTTGTTTTTACATAATTATTATCGGAATATTTCAGGGTTATTCTCAATCCAAAAAATATAAAATACATACCGTTGCTTTTTACAATTTTGAAAATTTGTACGATACTATAAATGACGAATTTACAAATGATGATGAATGGACTCCAAATGGAGCACAAAATTGGACAACCGAAAAATATCAGCAGAAATTAAAAAATCTGGCAAGAGTTATTTCTGAAATTGGAACACCTGAAAATTCAAATGCACCAGTATTAATCGGTGGAGCTGAAATAGAAAATCGTGGAGTTTTAGAAGATTTAATAAACGAGCCAAAACTACAAGAATTAGATTTCGGAATTATTCATTTTGATTCTCCAGATAAACGCGGAATTGATGTCGCATTGCTGTATCAGAAAAAATATTTTAGACCGATTTCATTTTCTAATATTCCGCTCATTATCTACAAAAATAATATTCTAAAGAAAGAAGAAATTTTAGATACAGAGGATGAAGAAATTGAAGTTAAGAAAGAAATCAAGAATCGTGTTTTTACGAGAGATCAGCTTTTGGTTTCGGGATTTTTAGAAGATGAAGAAATTCATATAATTGTCAATCACTGGCCGTCAAGATCTGGTGGCGAAAAAGCAACAAGTTTGTTTCGCGAACCTGCCGGAAAATTAAACAGAAAAATTATCGATTCTCTGCAACAAATTAATCCGCAAGCTAAAGTTTTAACTATGGGAGATTTTAATGACGGGCCTTCAAACAATAGTATAAAATTGGGATTAGAAGCAAAAGGCAAAAAATCAGAAGTAAGAGAATTTGGCACTTTCAATCCGTTTGAAGATTTGGAAAATAAAGGATTGGGAACACTTGCTTATCGTGATTCTTGGAGTCTATTTGATCAAATTATAATGACGGAATCGTTTATTAAATCTGATTTTTCAACGTATCAATTTTGGAAAGCGGGTATTTTCAACAAACCTTATCTCATTCAAACTTCTGGAAAATATAAAGGTTATCCTCTACGAAATACGCTTGCAGAAGCTGGTTTTAGCGATCATTTTCCAGTTTATATTTATTTGATACGAGAGAAATTGTAG
- a CDS encoding LD-carboxypeptidase translates to MITPPYLQKGDTVALLATARKNIDDNLKPTIDLLHSWGLEAVVGSTIGLDYHQLAGTDEQRAADFQKQLDNPNIKAIWCVRGGYGTVRMLDLLDFSKFKQHPKWVIGFSDVTVLHNHLNTMGYKSLHGIMPVTVPRATPDAVSSLKASLFGEPVSYSISPTPMNRLGSATGELVGGNLSILYSLLGSPSAIDCKDKILFIEDLDEYLYHIDRMMMNLKRNGCIENLKGIIIGGMTSMKDNEVPWGKNALEIIDDVTKKYNIPVIFNFPAGHIRDNRALIMGNTVTMEVTASGGTLTFKR, encoded by the coding sequence ATGATAACACCACCTTATTTACAAAAAGGAGATACTGTTGCGCTTTTAGCAACTGCTCGAAAAAACATTGACGACAACTTAAAACCAACAATAGATTTATTGCACAGCTGGGGATTAGAAGCCGTAGTCGGATCTACAATTGGATTAGATTATCATCAATTGGCAGGAACAGACGAGCAAAGAGCAGCCGATTTTCAAAAACAATTAGACAATCCGAATATTAAAGCAATTTGGTGCGTTCGCGGCGGTTATGGAACTGTTAGAATGTTAGATTTATTAGATTTTAGCAAATTTAAACAACATCCAAAATGGGTTATCGGATTTAGCGATGTAACGGTTTTGCATAATCATTTGAATACGATGGGTTACAAATCGCTTCACGGAATCATGCCCGTAACCGTTCCGAGAGCTACTCCAGATGCTGTAAGTTCGCTAAAAGCGAGTTTATTTGGAGAGCCGGTTTCGTATTCTATCAGTCCAACTCCAATGAATCGTTTAGGAAGTGCGACTGGAGAATTAGTTGGAGGAAATTTATCTATTTTGTATAGTTTATTGGGATCTCCGTCTGCAATTGACTGCAAAGACAAAATATTATTTATTGAAGATTTAGATGAATATCTGTATCATATTGATCGTATGATGATGAATTTGAAACGAAATGGATGCATCGAAAACCTAAAAGGAATTATTATTGGCGGAATGACAAGCATGAAAGATAATGAAGTTCCGTGGGGCAAAAATGCTTTGGAGATTATCGATGACGTTACCAAAAAATACAATATTCCAGTAATTTTTAATTTCCCAGCTGGTCATATTAGAGACAACAGAGCTTTGATTATGGGAAATACCGTTACAATGGAAGTTACTGCTTCTGGAGGTACGCTTACTTTTAAAAGATAA
- a CDS encoding YraN family protein yields the protein MAEHNDLGKLGEDLAVSHLEENGYRIRERNYVFQKAEIDIIAQKGSILAIVEVKTRSSLDFGSPQDFVKPKKIQLLIKAVNAYINDREKDFGEDLEIRFDIIGIHKNGESFAIEHLTDAFYHF from the coding sequence ATGGCAGAACATAACGATTTAGGAAAACTTGGTGAAGATCTTGCAGTTTCACATCTTGAAGAAAATGGATATAGAATTCGAGAACGAAATTATGTTTTTCAAAAAGCCGAAATAGATATAATTGCACAAAAAGGTTCGATTCTCGCAATTGTTGAAGTTAAAACACGCTCGAGCTTAGATTTTGGTTCTCCGCAAGATTTTGTGAAACCAAAAAAAATTCAATTACTTATTAAAGCAGTAAATGCCTACATAAACGATAGGGAAAAGGATTTTGGAGAAGATTTAGAAATCCGTTTTGACATCATTGGCATCCATAAAAACGGCGAATCATTTGCAATTGAACATCTTACCGACGCTTTTTATCACTTTTAA
- a CDS encoding RNA polymerase sigma-70 factor translates to MLEAANHSEKLLVSELKNGNEKAFRQLFDLYYQDIYGYSISLLKSKEAAEENVQDVFMKVWLNRENLNIEQSFKAYIFTIARNQAFNVLNKAANEILLKEAVFYESQKSHEYGDYSIREADCKKLQKQAIKQLPPKRRQIFKMSRKKGMSYEEISQELGISINTVRNQMSKALESMRGFFQLHDEII, encoded by the coding sequence TTGTTAGAAGCAGCAAACCATAGTGAAAAATTATTGGTGAGTGAACTCAAAAATGGTAACGAAAAAGCTTTTCGGCAACTTTTTGATTTATACTACCAAGATATTTATGGTTACAGCATTAGTCTTTTAAAATCAAAAGAGGCGGCAGAAGAGAATGTGCAGGATGTTTTTATGAAGGTTTGGCTCAACCGCGAAAATTTAAATATAGAACAATCATTTAAAGCCTATATTTTTACAATTGCAAGAAATCAGGCTTTTAATGTTTTGAACAAAGCAGCAAATGAAATTCTTTTAAAAGAAGCTGTTTTTTATGAAAGTCAGAAATCACATGAATACGGAGATTATTCCATTCGGGAAGCCGATTGCAAGAAACTCCAAAAACAAGCTATAAAACAGCTTCCTCCTAAACGACGGCAGATTTTTAAAATGTCTCGAAAAAAAGGAATGAGCTATGAAGAAATAAGTCAGGAACTAGGTATTTCGATAAATACCGTCCGGAACCAGATGAGTAAAGCGCTCGAATCGATGCGCGGTTTTTTTCAACTTCACGATGAAATTATCTAA
- a CDS encoding FecR family protein encodes MNSNPEIKSLLQKFVLNQCTPEEIDEVIAYYKKNQITDDFPTVENVQNLLDEMPKMDKQKADSIFNNILTASKEEESVIEMPARKSNYRKYISIAASIVVLLGIGFFYKQNMTDKPVEQKFDFKSSDIVLQLENGETQIISEQNSSQVKDSKGNIIGNQNGDKLVYDNNSDPEKLVYNTIKIPYGKKFRLQLSDGTFVHLNSGTTLKYPVKFIAGENRQVFLDGEAFFDVAKDKKHPFIVNADELNVRVLGTHFNVSNYPEDPLTDVVLVEGSVGMYQSNQEFDANKNTILKPGFKGSFNKENAKISTKAVITDIYTSWINGGLTFRNMTFKNIITKLERRYNVTIINKNEKLANEKFNASFKEESIENVMSYFNDIHGINYTIKNNQILIK; translated from the coding sequence ATGAATTCAAATCCTGAAATAAAAAGTCTTTTACAAAAGTTTGTTTTAAACCAATGCACGCCCGAAGAAATAGACGAGGTAATTGCTTATTATAAAAAAAATCAGATTACAGATGATTTTCCGACTGTGGAAAATGTTCAGAATCTTTTGGACGAAATGCCAAAAATGGACAAGCAAAAAGCAGATTCTATTTTCAATAATATTTTAACAGCGTCAAAAGAAGAAGAATCTGTTATCGAAATGCCTGCAAGAAAATCTAATTACAGAAAATACATTTCTATTGCCGCTTCGATTGTTGTTTTATTAGGAATTGGCTTTTTCTACAAACAAAATATGACAGACAAACCTGTTGAGCAAAAATTTGATTTTAAAAGCTCTGACATTGTCTTGCAATTAGAAAATGGAGAAACTCAAATCATATCTGAACAGAATTCTTCTCAAGTAAAAGATTCAAAAGGAAATATTATCGGAAATCAAAATGGAGATAAATTGGTTTACGACAATAATTCAGATCCTGAAAAATTGGTTTACAACACGATCAAAATTCCATATGGCAAAAAATTCCGTTTGCAATTATCTGATGGAACGTTTGTTCACTTAAATTCTGGAACGACTTTAAAATATCCTGTAAAATTTATTGCAGGAGAAAACAGACAAGTTTTTCTTGACGGTGAAGCTTTTTTTGATGTGGCAAAAGACAAAAAACATCCTTTTATAGTAAATGCTGACGAATTGAACGTTCGTGTTTTAGGAACACATTTCAACGTTTCAAATTATCCCGAAGATCCTTTAACCGATGTTGTTTTGGTTGAAGGTTCTGTTGGAATGTATCAATCTAACCAAGAATTTGATGCTAATAAAAATACCATTTTAAAGCCTGGATTTAAAGGAAGTTTCAACAAAGAAAATGCTAAAATTTCGACAAAAGCGGTTATTACAGATATCTACACTTCTTGGATAAATGGCGGATTGACTTTTAGAAATATGACTTTCAAAAATATCATTACAAAACTTGAAAGACGCTACAACGTTACGATTATCAATAAAAATGAAAAATTGGCTAACGAAAAATTCAACGCAAGTTTTAAAGAAGAATCTATAGAAAATGTCATGAGTTATTTTAACGATATCCACGGCATTAATTACACGATAAAAAACAATCAAATACTAATTAAATAA